Genomic segment of Sphingopyxis sp. QXT-31:
TCAAGATGATGAACCCGTCGGACTCGATCGTCGACTGGGTGCTCGAAATGGTGCCGCAGATGGGCGCCGGCTGGTGCCCGCCCGGCATGCTCGGGATCGGCATCGGCGGCACCGCGGAGAAGGCGATGCTGCTCGCGAAGCAGTCGCTGATGGACCCGATCGACATGACCGAGCTGCTCGCGCGCGGGCCTTCGTCGCCAACCGAGGAACTGCGCATCGAGCTGTATGAAAAGGTCAATGCGCTCGGCATCGGCGCGCAGGGGCTCGGCGGCCTCGCGACCGTGCTCGACGTCAAGATCGCCGACTGGCCGACCCACGCCGCGTCGAAGCCCGTCGCGATGATCCCGAACTGCGCCGCGACCCGCCACGCCCATGTCACGCTCGACGGCAGCGGCCCCGCCTATCTCGAAAAGCCGGTGCTCGCCGATTATCCGCAGATCGACTGGAAACCCGATCAGGCGGCGATCCGCGTCGATCTCGACAATCTGACCCCCGAAGTCGTCGCGAGCTGGAAACAGGGCGATCGCCTGCTCCTCAACGGCAAGATGCTCACCGGCCGCGACGCCGCGCACAAGCGCATCGCCGACATGCTCGCCAAGGGCGAGAAGCTGCCGGTCGAGTTTAAGGGCCGCGTCATCTATTATGTCGGCCCGGTCGATCCGGTCGGCGAGGAAATCGTCGGCCCCGCGGGCCCCACCACCGCGACGCGCATGGACAAGTTCATGGACATGATGCTCGAGCAGGGCCTGCTCGCCTGTGTCGGCAAGGCCGAACGCGGCCCCGCCGCGACGCAGGCGATCGCGAAACACAAAAGCGCCTACCTCATGGCGGTCGGCGGCGCAGCGTATCTCGTCGCGCGCGCGATCAAGGGCAGCAAGGTCGTCGGCTTCGCCGACCTCGGCATGGAGGCGATCTACGAGTTCGAGGTGCAGGACTTCCCGGTCACCGTCGCGGTCGACAGCGAAGGCCAGAACGTCCACGTCAACGCGCCGATGCTGTGGCAGAAGCGCATCAAGGACGAAGGGTTGCTGGAGAAGGCGTGAGCGCGTCCTTAACCGTCACCCCGGCGAAGGCCGGGGTCTCGCCTCCCGCCCGCAAACACCTCCGATAAGACGAGATCCCGGCCTTCGCCGGGATGACGACATTGGTCGTGTATTGGCTTGCGTTGTAAACCCGCGACTTACAACGCGACCATTTGGAGCAGGAGCCACCTATGTTGCTATTGAGACGATCCCGCAACGAATCAGGGATCGCTCAATGGACACCGATTGGCTGGATTTGGAACCTGCAGAAGGCGACGAGGCCGAATGGCTGAAACGCCGCTCACAACGAAACCGAAAACGACGCTCAAAACAGTCCGTCACCCCGGCGCAGGCCGGGGTCTCACCCTCGCGGCCAATCACATCCGATACGGCGAGATCCCGGCCTTCGCCGGGATGACGATGATGGGAACGATGTGTATCGATCGGCGCATGCGCCAGCCCTGCGTCTACATCCTGACCAACCGCAGTAATCACCTCTTTTACGTCGGCGTCACCAGCGACATTGCGGCGCGTATGATGCAGCATCGCGCGGGCAAGGGCGCCACGCATTGCCGACGCTATAATATCCGCAAGCTCGTTTACGCCGAGTTCCACGCCACGATGCCCGAAGCCATCGCACGCGAAAAGGCGCTGAAGGAATGGCATCGGAACTGGAAGCGGCGACTGATCACCGAAGCCAATCCCGATTGGAACGACCTGTTCGATAGCCTTCTGGCCTAACCCATCCTAAGACTGGAACGGCTAGATCGTGTTCAGAGTCGCGTGCCTCTGGACACTCTTCGCCGGGATAACGGGAGGGGTGCCATGTTGCCGAAACAGCGGATGTTCTTTCTCGCCACCGGCATCGTCACGGCGCTCTGCTTTTTCTTCTTCGTCCCCTTCTCAGCCGACACCGGGACGGGCGCGAAACTCTTCTTCTCGGCGATCATGGGCGCTTTCGCAGCGTATGGGCTGTGGTCGCTGTGGGGCATCCCTGCGCTCGTCGCCGATCTCTGGAACCTCGCACGGCGCCCGAAACGCGGGCCACCCTCAAGCGCCCCCATCCACCATAAAGGCCCGCTCCCCGAACTTTCGCCATCGCGCCAAGCCGATGTGCGCCGCGTCGTCCGCGTCATGGCCGAGCATGGCGTCTTCGCGCCCGAAACCCCCGACCCCGCGCTGCTCTACGCCGGGGTCGCCGACATGGACGAGAGCGTCAAGCCCGACACGATCCTCTCCATCCTCGAAGAGGTTTCCTACTACCACCCCGACGCCGATCCCGCAGCGTGGACGGCCAATCTGGCGATGCACGACAGCAAGGCCGAACAGGATGAGGCGGCGCAGATCGCCGACCTCGTCCGCCTCGCGGGCGGCGGCCTCGCCGTCAGCGACATCCGCATCGAGCATGGCGCCGAGGTCGCGCGCCGGATTCCGGTTACAATCGCGATGACCGTCAACGGCGAGGCGGTGACCCTCGCCTATGCCGGCAACGTCAAATATCTCTCGACGCATATCCACCACGCGCTCGCCACGCGGCTCGACGCCGCGAACTCCGGCCGCCGCTTCGCCTGGCTGTGGACCGATCAGGGCGCATGGATCAGCGCACTACCCGCGGGCTCCGTCGAGGCAATGAACGCGGCGCTCAAGCTCAAACCGCAGAGCCGATGCTGCTGGGAATGGGTGAGCGACGCCGCACCGATGGCGGCGGGCGAGACGATCTGAACCACCGTCATCCCGGCGAAGGCCGGGATCCCAGCCTATGCTGTGGATGCACCGGCGAGATCCCGGCCTTCGCCGGGATGACGGTGGCCTATGCTAATCGCGCCGTTTGATCGCCACCTGCGATTCGATCACCTTCTGCACGTCCCACGCTTCGTCGCCCGGCGTGCGCGGCGCATATTTCGCGTAGGCCGCATAGGCCTCGCCCCAGCGCTCCTCCATGCGCACGACATTATAGGGGTGGCTGACGAGATAGAATTCGCCCGCCTCCATCTGCGGCACGATCCGGTCTGCAAAGGCGTCGGCGTCCATCGCGGGTTCGACGTGGCGCGTCATGTCGGACTTGACCCAGCCGGGGATGATCACGCCGACGTCGATCGCGGGTGCGACCTCGCCCCGCAGCATGTCCATCAGGCCGAGCACCGCATGCTTGCTCGCCACATAGGCGCCGCCATTGACGCGCAGCGCGTTGAAGAAAGCATTCTCCGACGCGGTCGCATAGAGGCCCGCGGGCAAGCCATCGGCCTGGAAGCGGCGGCCGAAGGCGGCGAGCACGGTCCACACACCCCAGAAATTGACCTCGAACAAGGCGCGCGCTTCGGCGGGGTCGCAGTCGATCACCGACGCGCGCGGACCGCCGATGCCGGCATTGGCGATCACCGCGTCGGCGCGGCCGTGCCGCTCCCATGCAAAATCGGCGAGCGCCTCGACCGACGCGGCGTCGGTGACGTCGGCAGCGAAGGCCAGCGCCTCGACGCCGAGTGCCTCCAAAGCCGCCACCGCCTCGGCCAGCTTCTCCGCTCGCGGCTCGCTGAGGATCACCCGCGCGCCCGCGGCACCGAGCCGTTTCGCCAGCGCAAAACCGATCCCCGTCGCGCCGCCGGTGATCGCAACGCTCTTGCCCGTAAAATCCATCGCTCGCCTCCGTCGATGAAGACGTTAGGCGGGGCGCGGCGACGCCGTCAACGCGCGGCTTGCGTTCCGCGCCCGAGGCGCCAAACTGCTTCGCATACGAACAACTCAAGGGGACGCCGAATGGATTTCCGTAACGTCAATGCCTGGAATCGCCGCGACCTGATTCGCGGCGGCGCGATGCTTTCCGCCGGGGCGATGCTGATGCGCCCGCTGCCGGGGCTCGCCGCGAACGGGCCGATGGCGGATATCCGCAAGGCTGCCGAGGCGGGCAAGGACGCCTCGCTCAAACGCATCCGCGACTGGATCGCGCTCCCCTCGATCGCCGCCGAGAACCGCAGCATGGCCGAGGGTGCGGCCTATATGGCCGAGCTCGCGAAGGACGCGGGCTTCACCAATGTCGAGATCGTGCCCACCGACGGTCATCCAGGCGTCTTCGGCACCATCGACGTCGGCGCGCCGCGCACGCTCGGCATCTATTTCATGTACGACGTCAAGCAGTTCGATCCCGCCGAATGGTCGTCGCCGCCGCTCGAGGGCAAGATGGTCGACCGGCCCGGCTTCGGCCTGTCGATCATGGGCCGCGGCGCGGTGAACCAGAAGGGCCCGGAGGCGAGCTTCCTCGCCGCACTCCACGCGATCCGCGCCGCCAAGGCCAAGCTGCCGGTGAACATCGTCCTCGTCTGCGAGGGCGAGGAAGAGATCGGTTCGCCGCATTTCCGCCAGATCGCGACCAAGCCCAATATCCTCGCGGCGCTCAAGAAGTGCGAGGGCATCTTCATCCCCTTCGCCTCGCAGGGCAAGTCGGGCAATGTCACGGTCAACCTGGGATCGAAGGGGATCATCGAACTCGAACTGGTCGCCAGCGGCGAGAAATGGGGCCGCGGCCCCAAGGGTGACGTGCACTCCAGCCTGAAGGCGATGGTCGATTCACCCGCCTGGCGGCTGGTGCAGGCGCTGCAGACGTTGGTCACCGACGGCGGCAACACGCCCGCGATCGAGGGCTGGTTCGACAATGTCCGCCCGCTCACGGCGCGCGAAAAGGAACTCATCCGCGCCGCGGCAAAGGCGGGCGACGAGGAACAGCAAAAGGCGGCGCTCGGCATCACCCACTGGATCGACAACCTCGCCTATGACGACGCGCTGATCCGCCTCGCGCAGCAGCCGACGGTCAATATCGAGGGGCTCGTCGCGGGCTATACCGGGCCCGGCGGCAAGACCGTGCTCCCCGGCCGCGCGGTCGCCAAGCTCGACCTCCGCCTCGTCCCCAACCAGACGCGCGCCGAGGCCGAGAAGAAGCTCCGCGCGCATCTCGACAAGCATGGCTTCACCGACGTCGAGGTCAATGTCTCGGGCGGCTACGACCCGACCGAGGTCGCCGAGGACAGCCGCCTCGTCCGCTCGGAACTCGCGACCTACAAGAAGCTCGGCGTCGCGACGAGCCTCAACCCGCGCATGGCGGGCAGTTGGCCGGGATCGACCTTCACCGCGGCGCCCGTGTCGATCCCCGCGGCGCATTTCGGCATCGGCCACGGCTCGGGCGCGCACGCCCCCGACGAATATTTCCTGATCGATTCGACCAATCCCAAGGTCGCGGGGCTGGTCGACGCGACGAT
This window contains:
- a CDS encoding fumarate hydratase encodes the protein MNTVIIREDDLVETIADALQYISYFHPMDYIRALAAAYEREVSPAAKDAMAQILSNSRMCAEGHRPICQDTGIVTVFIKWGMDCRLDSPRSLQQVVDEGVRRAYLHPDNKLRASILADPAFSRVNTKDNTPSVLNVEMVPGTKVVIDVAAKGGGSENKSKFKMMNPSDSIVDWVLEMVPQMGAGWCPPGMLGIGIGGTAEKAMLLAKQSLMDPIDMTELLARGPSSPTEELRIELYEKVNALGIGAQGLGGLATVLDVKIADWPTHAASKPVAMIPNCAATRHAHVTLDGSGPAYLEKPVLADYPQIDWKPDQAAIRVDLDNLTPEVVASWKQGDRLLLNGKMLTGRDAAHKRIADMLAKGEKLPVEFKGRVIYYVGPVDPVGEEIVGPAGPTTATRMDKFMDMMLEQGLLACVGKAERGPAATQAIAKHKSAYLMAVGGAAYLVARAIKGSKVVGFADLGMEAIYEFEVQDFPVTVAVDSEGQNVHVNAPMLWQKRIKDEGLLEKA
- a CDS encoding SDR family NAD(P)-dependent oxidoreductase, which translates into the protein MDFTGKSVAITGGATGIGFALAKRLGAAGARVILSEPRAEKLAEAVAALEALGVEALAFAADVTDAASVEALADFAWERHGRADAVIANAGIGGPRASVIDCDPAEARALFEVNFWGVWTVLAAFGRRFQADGLPAGLYATASENAFFNALRVNGGAYVASKHAVLGLMDMLRGEVAPAIDVGVIIPGWVKSDMTRHVEPAMDADAFADRIVPQMEAGEFYLVSHPYNVVRMEERWGEAYAAYAKYAPRTPGDEAWDVQKVIESQVAIKRRD
- a CDS encoding GIY-YIG nuclease family protein, whose translation is MAETPLTTKPKTTLKTVRHPGAGRGLTLAANHIRYGEIPAFAGMTMMGTMCIDRRMRQPCVYILTNRSNHLFYVGVTSDIAARMMQHRAGKGATHCRRYNIRKLVYAEFHATMPEAIAREKALKEWHRNWKRRLITEANPDWNDLFDSLLA
- a CDS encoding M20/M25/M40 family metallo-hydrolase, with amino-acid sequence MDFRNVNAWNRRDLIRGGAMLSAGAMLMRPLPGLAANGPMADIRKAAEAGKDASLKRIRDWIALPSIAAENRSMAEGAAYMAELAKDAGFTNVEIVPTDGHPGVFGTIDVGAPRTLGIYFMYDVKQFDPAEWSSPPLEGKMVDRPGFGLSIMGRGAVNQKGPEASFLAALHAIRAAKAKLPVNIVLVCEGEEEIGSPHFRQIATKPNILAALKKCEGIFIPFASQGKSGNVTVNLGSKGIIELELVASGEKWGRGPKGDVHSSLKAMVDSPAWRLVQALQTLVTDGGNTPAIEGWFDNVRPLTAREKELIRAAAKAGDEEQQKAALGITHWIDNLAYDDALIRLAQQPTVNIEGLVAGYTGPGGKTVLPGRAVAKLDLRLVPNQTRAEAEKKLRAHLDKHGFTDVEVNVSGGYDPTEVAEDSRLVRSELATYKKLGVATSLNPRMAGSWPGSTFTAAPVSIPAAHFGIGHGSGAHAPDEYFLIDSTNPKVAGLVDATMGFAEFLYVLAAIK